One Bufo gargarizans isolate SCDJY-AF-19 chromosome 4, ASM1485885v1, whole genome shotgun sequence DNA window includes the following coding sequences:
- the LOC122933786 gene encoding hemoglobin heart muscle subunit alpha-type-like encodes MALSDAEKAALEPLFVKIDADAEKIGGEAMESLFQHHPDTKSHFTHMDVTPGSQDLKTHGGKIIHAINDALNHYGKLQENLATLREMHTNKLKLSVDTIKLLCGCLLEVIVKHFPDVDKSACDKFLNEVAVALISS; translated from the exons ATGGCGCtatcagatgctgagaaggcggcTTTGGAGCCCTTGTTTGTGAAGATTGACGCTGACGCTGAGAAGATTGGAGGTGAAGCCATGGAGAG TCTCTTCCAGCACCATCCAGACACCAAGTCCCACTTCACTCACATGGACGTGACCCCCGGCAGTCAGGATCTGAAGACTCATGGAGGGAAGATCATCCACGCCATTAATGATGCCCTCAACCACTATGGAAAACTGCAGGAGAACTTGGCCACACTGCGGGAGATGCACACCAACAAGCTGAAGCTCAGTGTGGACACCATCAAG CTGCTGTGTGGTTGTCTCCTGGAGGTCATCGTCAAGCATTTCCCAGATGTGGACAAGTCGGCCTGTGACAAGTTCCTCAATGAGGTTGCCGTTGCCCTGATCTCCAGCTGA